The Mangifera indica cultivar Alphonso chromosome 8, CATAS_Mindica_2.1, whole genome shotgun sequence genome has a window encoding:
- the LOC123222360 gene encoding protein PHOSPHATE STARVATION RESPONSE 1-like isoform X2: protein MQRSGARQLCNLGVSGTMSSSLPVLPTHLEDTYPKLPHSQPLSMEREVRTRPQTHGPHVPSNSGVVDHMFLSSSEFSSDLHYSSVSSHQKHMNSPFISQSSTNAASLQLPQSSHSGMPKLTTSSHYLKESSSSWCPESLPVYLDFPVNTPVHNSQIESSNCSDVMSSEDSSKRNDWQDWADQLITDAAALGSNWNELLVDTNMTDLEPKMPYHVSKPLTSIPAHQPQVHHHLTAPFGEIRSAVTPSSTQNSGPAKPRMRWTPELHEAFVEAVNQLGGSERATPKGVLKLMKADGLTIYHVKSHLQKYRTARFRPDSSEGSLEKRLTPLDEISSLDLKTSSEITEALRLQIEVQKQLHEQLEIQRNLQLRIEEQGRCLQMMFEKQKLDINKLKSSPSNLENPSTPSADAIEDSLTKSELKGTKVDHVKKIDDKINAKASSEESSQEISKKQKTPNAETLESAEPNVSESSSQPSKRPRTDE from the exons ATGCAG AGATCAGGTGCTAGGCAGCTCTGCAATTTGGGGGTGTCTGGAACAATGTCATCATCATTACCAGTCCTTCCAACCCATCTGGAAGATACATATCCCAAGTTACCACATTCTCAACCACTCTCTATGGAAAGAGAAGTTAGGACAAGGCCACAAACCCATGGACCTCATGTACCATCAAACAGTGGAGTAGTTGATCACATGTTTTTGTCTTCATCTGAATTTTCGAGTGATCTTCATTATTCATCTGTATCATCTCACCAAAAGCATATGAACTCTCCTTTTATTTCTCAATCATCAACAAATGCTGCATCCTTGCAACTACCACAATCTTCCCATTCAGGGATGCCTAAGTTAACAACATCCAGTCATTACTTAAAAGAGAGTAGTTCTTCTTGGTGTCCAGAGTCACTGCCGGTTTATCTTGATTTTCCTGTAAACACTCCTGTCCACAATAGTCAAATAGAAAGCAGTAATTGCAGTGATGTCATGTCATCAGAGGACTCAAGTAAAAGAAATGATTGGCAGGACTGGGCAGACCAGCTAATCACTGATGCTGCTGCTTTGGGTTCTAACTGGAATGAGCTTCTTGTTGACACCAATATGACTGACCTGGAACCAAAG ATGCCATACCATGTTTCCAAACCACTAACAAGTATTCCAGCACATCAACCCCAAGTTCATCACCATCTTACTGCTCCTTTTGGAGAAATCCGATCTGCTGTTACCCCCTCTTCCACTCAAAATAGTGGCCCAGCCAAGCCACGCATGCGTTGGACGCCAGAACTTCATGAGGCCTTTGTGGAAGCTGTTAACCAACTTGGTGGCAGTGAAA GAGCTACTCCAAAGGGTGTGCTGAAGCTCATGAAAGCTGATGGCTTGACTATTTACCATGTTAAAAGCCACTTGCAG AAATATAGGACAGCAAGGTTCAGGCCTGATTCATCAGAAG GATCCTTGGAGAAACGATTAACTCCTCTTGATGAAATATCATCTCTTGACTTAAAAAC GAGTAGTGAAATTACTGAAGCACTGCGATTACAGATAGAAGTTCAAAAGCAGCTGCATGAACAACTTGAG ATTCAAAGAAATTTACAGCTGCGGATAGAAGAACAAGGAAGGTGTCTGCAAATGATGTTTGAGAAGCAGAAGTTGGACATTAACAAGCTGAAATCATCACCATCAAATCTGGAGAATCCCTCTACACCATCTGCAGATGCAATTGAAGATTCCCTCACAAAAAGTGAATTAAAGGGCACCAAGGTGGACCATGTAAAGAAAATCGATGACAAAATTAATGCCAAAGCTTCATCGGAAGAAAGCTCTCAGGAGATTAGCAAGAAGCAAAAGACACCTAATGCAGAAACTTTGGAGAGTGCTGAGCCAAATGTTTCAGAGTCAAGTTCTCAACCCTCAAAGCGTCCCAGAACTGATGAATAG
- the LOC123222360 gene encoding protein PHOSPHATE STARVATION RESPONSE 1-like isoform X1: MEVHPISIQRSGARQLCNLGVSGTMSSSLPVLPTHLEDTYPKLPHSQPLSMEREVRTRPQTHGPHVPSNSGVVDHMFLSSSEFSSDLHYSSVSSHQKHMNSPFISQSSTNAASLQLPQSSHSGMPKLTTSSHYLKESSSSWCPESLPVYLDFPVNTPVHNSQIESSNCSDVMSSEDSSKRNDWQDWADQLITDAAALGSNWNELLVDTNMTDLEPKMPYHVSKPLTSIPAHQPQVHHHLTAPFGEIRSAVTPSSTQNSGPAKPRMRWTPELHEAFVEAVNQLGGSERATPKGVLKLMKADGLTIYHVKSHLQKYRTARFRPDSSEGSLEKRLTPLDEISSLDLKTSSEITEALRLQIEVQKQLHEQLEIQRNLQLRIEEQGRCLQMMFEKQKLDINKLKSSPSNLENPSTPSADAIEDSLTKSELKGTKVDHVKKIDDKINAKASSEESSQEISKKQKTPNAETLESAEPNVSESSSQPSKRPRTDE; the protein is encoded by the exons ATGGAGGTACATCCTATATCCATTCAGAGATCAGGTGCTAGGCAGCTCTGCAATTTGGGGGTGTCTGGAACAATGTCATCATCATTACCAGTCCTTCCAACCCATCTGGAAGATACATATCCCAAGTTACCACATTCTCAACCACTCTCTATGGAAAGAGAAGTTAGGACAAGGCCACAAACCCATGGACCTCATGTACCATCAAACAGTGGAGTAGTTGATCACATGTTTTTGTCTTCATCTGAATTTTCGAGTGATCTTCATTATTCATCTGTATCATCTCACCAAAAGCATATGAACTCTCCTTTTATTTCTCAATCATCAACAAATGCTGCATCCTTGCAACTACCACAATCTTCCCATTCAGGGATGCCTAAGTTAACAACATCCAGTCATTACTTAAAAGAGAGTAGTTCTTCTTGGTGTCCAGAGTCACTGCCGGTTTATCTTGATTTTCCTGTAAACACTCCTGTCCACAATAGTCAAATAGAAAGCAGTAATTGCAGTGATGTCATGTCATCAGAGGACTCAAGTAAAAGAAATGATTGGCAGGACTGGGCAGACCAGCTAATCACTGATGCTGCTGCTTTGGGTTCTAACTGGAATGAGCTTCTTGTTGACACCAATATGACTGACCTGGAACCAAAG ATGCCATACCATGTTTCCAAACCACTAACAAGTATTCCAGCACATCAACCCCAAGTTCATCACCATCTTACTGCTCCTTTTGGAGAAATCCGATCTGCTGTTACCCCCTCTTCCACTCAAAATAGTGGCCCAGCCAAGCCACGCATGCGTTGGACGCCAGAACTTCATGAGGCCTTTGTGGAAGCTGTTAACCAACTTGGTGGCAGTGAAA GAGCTACTCCAAAGGGTGTGCTGAAGCTCATGAAAGCTGATGGCTTGACTATTTACCATGTTAAAAGCCACTTGCAG AAATATAGGACAGCAAGGTTCAGGCCTGATTCATCAGAAG GATCCTTGGAGAAACGATTAACTCCTCTTGATGAAATATCATCTCTTGACTTAAAAAC GAGTAGTGAAATTACTGAAGCACTGCGATTACAGATAGAAGTTCAAAAGCAGCTGCATGAACAACTTGAG ATTCAAAGAAATTTACAGCTGCGGATAGAAGAACAAGGAAGGTGTCTGCAAATGATGTTTGAGAAGCAGAAGTTGGACATTAACAAGCTGAAATCATCACCATCAAATCTGGAGAATCCCTCTACACCATCTGCAGATGCAATTGAAGATTCCCTCACAAAAAGTGAATTAAAGGGCACCAAGGTGGACCATGTAAAGAAAATCGATGACAAAATTAATGCCAAAGCTTCATCGGAAGAAAGCTCTCAGGAGATTAGCAAGAAGCAAAAGACACCTAATGCAGAAACTTTGGAGAGTGCTGAGCCAAATGTTTCAGAGTCAAGTTCTCAACCCTCAAAGCGTCCCAGAACTGATGAATAG